A part of Streptomyces sp. NBC_01210 genomic DNA contains:
- a CDS encoding ATP/GTP-binding protein: protein MDPPTMWRATTVQACGLWPFAAGSGAPMTGVPLGQHLFTGATVCGDPLSWFTRARYISNPSLFMLGMPGLGKSTLVNRMLIGLSATGVVPLVLGDLKPDYADTVRALGGQVISIGRGLGGINVLDPGAMGAAAARIGGEAGRMLIAETHGRVLNMVAALITIVRGRPMDDHEQSVLSACLHHLREHTPQGRTLLLPDLLRVLNEGPDRVRAVTLDRGDDGRYRDAVDPLHRSLLGILDGPLGGTFASDTSTRINPDAPAVCIDISRIGEADTQLTAAAMLAAWSDGLGTVAASHALADAGLAPRRWFFTVLDELWRPLRAASGIVDRIDALTRLNRSLGLGDAKITHTLKDAEALGTDSDRAKARGFVERAGMVVCAGLPRAEMEELGKIVGLSRREIELVSSWSSPPGWASTGANEEPPGRGRFLIKVGGRPGIPIKVAITDTEQGLHDTNTRWTSNGYAEERAAERAAAEAAAVAAGPGPGPALEDLGPAVDLSRPAVDLSDPSSRWTA, encoded by the coding sequence ATGGATCCGCCGACCATGTGGCGCGCCACCACCGTGCAGGCGTGTGGGCTGTGGCCGTTCGCGGCCGGTTCCGGTGCGCCGATGACCGGAGTGCCGCTCGGGCAGCACCTGTTCACCGGGGCGACGGTGTGCGGCGACCCGCTGTCGTGGTTCACCCGGGCCCGGTACATCTCCAACCCGTCCCTTTTCATGCTGGGCATGCCTGGTCTGGGGAAGTCGACTCTCGTCAACCGGATGCTTATCGGGCTGTCCGCCACGGGTGTGGTGCCGCTGGTGCTCGGTGACCTCAAGCCGGACTACGCGGACACCGTACGGGCCCTGGGCGGTCAGGTGATCTCCATCGGGCGCGGCCTGGGTGGCATCAACGTCCTCGACCCGGGCGCGATGGGAGCCGCCGCCGCACGTATCGGCGGCGAGGCGGGCCGGATGCTGATCGCCGAGACCCACGGACGTGTCCTCAACATGGTGGCCGCGCTGATCACGATCGTGCGCGGGCGGCCGATGGACGACCACGAGCAGTCGGTGCTCTCCGCGTGTCTGCACCATCTGCGCGAACACACCCCACAGGGCCGCACCTTGCTCCTGCCCGACCTGCTCAGGGTCCTCAACGAGGGACCGGACCGGGTGCGCGCGGTCACCCTGGACCGCGGTGACGACGGCCGGTACCGCGACGCGGTCGATCCGCTGCACCGCTCGCTGCTGGGCATCCTGGACGGGCCGTTGGGCGGCACCTTCGCCTCGGACACCTCGACCCGCATCAATCCCGATGCCCCTGCCGTGTGCATCGACATCTCCCGTATCGGCGAGGCAGACACTCAGCTGACGGCGGCCGCGATGCTCGCGGCCTGGTCGGACGGGCTCGGTACGGTCGCGGCCTCACACGCCCTGGCGGACGCCGGACTCGCGCCCCGGCGCTGGTTCTTCACCGTCCTCGACGAGCTGTGGCGTCCGCTGCGCGCCGCCTCCGGCATCGTCGACCGCATCGACGCCCTGACCCGCCTCAACCGCTCCCTCGGTCTGGGCGACGCGAAGATCACTCACACCCTGAAGGACGCCGAGGCACTGGGCACCGATTCGGACCGGGCCAAGGCCCGGGGCTTCGTCGAGCGGGCCGGCATGGTGGTGTGCGCGGGCCTGCCGCGGGCCGAGATGGAGGAGCTGGGCAAAATCGTGGGCCTGTCCCGGCGGGAGATCGAGCTGGTCTCGTCCTGGTCCTCGCCGCCCGGCTGGGCGAGCACCGGGGCGAATGAGGAGCCGCCGGGGCGCGGCCGGTTCCTGATCAAGGTAGGCGGGCGGCCCGGTATTCCGATCAAGGTCGCCATCACCGACACGGAACAGGGGCTGCACGACACCAACACCCGCTGGACCTCCAACGGGTACGCCGAGGAGCGGGCGGCCGAGCGAGCCGCGGCCGAGGCAGCCGCGGTCGCCGCCGGTCCCGGCCCCGGTCCCGCTCTCGAAGACCTCGGCCCCGCCGTGGACCTGTCCCGTCCCGCCGTGGACCTGTCCGATCCGTCGAGCAGGTGGACCGCGTGA
- a CDS encoding TraM recognition domain-containing protein, with amino-acid sequence MSQKPGGLQGSDLAPWAIVAVAAVNLVLFGVTWLGGTLGAAATGAGWNSPPFALSTFAALVTDGPRRLWPGASPYAVYGGVVALFAVIAVLFALAAMRVREVRSRTKGLAGKRELAAMAPKGISARARELRPSLKGIEELHPDETGNLLGDLEPSGPELRSSYEDVELDLMAPRAGKSTGIAIPRVLRARGAVLLTSNKSDVYAVTRAERAKIGTVWTFDPQGIAHTPRGMWWDMLAECVTIEGARRLAGHFVASVNDDASQKDFWISAAQNTLTALFLAAARGRAPVTDLLGWLADPADRTPIDLLREAGMTAMAEQLQGTVRGAVETRDGIYETARQCVACLLDPEILAWVTRDPSLPQFRPEQHVLGRDTLYLLSKDGGGSAAGVIAGIADAAMRAGVVAAERMGGRLDPPMTAVLDEAANVCRISDLPDLYSHFGSRGINVVTLLQSYRQGARVWGDAGMDALWSAATVKLLGAGLDDADFVEKISKLVGQHDVSTVSVSKSKDGSSRSVSYRQEQVLPPDRIRALPKGTALLLATGVRPALIRLRPWYKEPNAGPISAAAKAEVEAITERAAQAWSKVTLTKEAGDPVESA; translated from the coding sequence GTGAGCCAAAAGCCCGGTGGCCTGCAGGGCAGCGATCTTGCTCCCTGGGCGATCGTGGCCGTCGCCGCCGTGAATCTGGTGCTTTTCGGTGTGACCTGGCTGGGCGGCACACTGGGTGCGGCGGCTACGGGTGCTGGCTGGAATTCGCCGCCCTTCGCCCTGTCGACCTTCGCCGCCCTGGTGACGGACGGCCCGCGCCGACTATGGCCGGGCGCCTCCCCGTACGCGGTGTACGGAGGAGTGGTGGCCCTGTTCGCCGTGATCGCCGTCCTGTTCGCCCTGGCCGCGATGAGGGTACGGGAGGTGCGCTCCCGCACCAAAGGCCTGGCCGGCAAGCGGGAACTGGCGGCCATGGCACCCAAGGGCATCTCCGCCCGCGCCCGTGAACTGCGCCCTTCACTCAAGGGCATCGAGGAACTGCACCCGGACGAGACTGGCAATCTCCTCGGTGATCTGGAGCCGTCCGGGCCCGAACTGCGTTCCTCCTACGAGGATGTGGAGCTGGACCTCATGGCGCCGCGCGCCGGAAAGTCCACCGGTATCGCCATCCCCCGGGTGCTGCGGGCACGCGGGGCGGTGCTCCTGACCTCCAACAAGTCCGATGTGTACGCCGTCACCCGCGCCGAACGGGCCAAGATCGGCACGGTGTGGACGTTCGACCCCCAGGGCATCGCCCACACCCCGCGCGGCATGTGGTGGGACATGCTCGCCGAGTGCGTCACCATCGAGGGCGCCCGCAGACTGGCCGGACACTTCGTGGCCTCCGTCAACGACGACGCCTCGCAGAAGGACTTCTGGATCTCGGCCGCGCAGAACACCCTGACCGCGCTCTTCCTCGCCGCGGCACGCGGCAGGGCCCCGGTGACCGACCTGCTGGGATGGCTCGCCGACCCGGCCGACCGTACGCCGATCGACCTGCTGCGCGAGGCGGGGATGACGGCGATGGCCGAGCAGTTGCAAGGCACTGTGCGCGGTGCGGTGGAGACTCGTGACGGTATCTACGAGACGGCCCGGCAGTGCGTGGCCTGCCTGCTGGACCCGGAGATCCTCGCCTGGGTGACCCGCGACCCCAGCCTTCCGCAGTTCCGGCCGGAGCAGCATGTGCTCGGCCGTGACACGTTGTACCTGCTGTCCAAGGACGGCGGCGGCTCGGCGGCCGGGGTGATCGCCGGCATCGCCGACGCCGCGATGCGGGCGGGAGTGGTCGCCGCCGAGCGGATGGGCGGCCGGCTGGACCCGCCGATGACGGCGGTCCTCGACGAAGCCGCGAACGTCTGCCGCATCTCCGATCTGCCCGACCTCTACAGCCACTTCGGCTCCCGGGGCATCAACGTCGTGACCCTGCTTCAGAGTTACCGGCAGGGGGCGCGCGTCTGGGGTGATGCCGGCATGGACGCGCTGTGGAGCGCCGCCACCGTCAAGCTGCTGGGCGCGGGGCTGGACGACGCCGACTTCGTGGAGAAAATCTCCAAACTGGTGGGCCAGCACGATGTGAGTACCGTCAGCGTCTCCAAGAGCAAGGACGGCTCCTCCCGCTCCGTCTCCTACCGCCAGGAACAGGTGCTGCCGCCCGACAGGATACGGGCGCTTCCGAAGGGCACGGCGCTCCTGCTCGCCACCGGTGTACGGCCCGCGCTGATCCGGCTCCGCCCCTGGTACAAGGAGCCGAACGCGGGCCCCATCTCGGCGGCGGCGAAGGCAGAGGTGGAGGCAATCACCGAGCGGGCCGCGCAGGCGTGGTCGAAGGTGACCCTGACGAAGGAGGCGGGCGACCCGGTGGAGTCGGCCTGA